The genome window GGACTATGAATGAGGTATCAGAACCCCAATAAGCCCAGGAAAGGGTAGGTCTCCACAGTGCTCTTAGCACCTAGTTCCTCCTGTCAGGGGTGGTGAGGCTGAGACATTCCTTCACCTCCTCTTAGGTGGTCCCAAGGAGACGAGGACATTTGTTGGAGGTGTCAAATTTAGTGCAGCACAGGGGAGGGGACCCAGCCCTGACAGTTTTTATGATGGTCCTGAATGTGAACTGAGAGAAACCTCCTACCCCAGAGTAAAAGGAAATCCACAAGGACTAGACATGTCATGGCCGCTCTCAGTCCCAGTATACACAGAACAGGGCTGGCAGGCTGCGGCCTAAGGCACACTTTAATTACCTTCCCAGGGTTCTCAGAGGACAAACTGATCAGAACAGAAGCCCTCTGGGTTTCTAGAGCAGTGCTCTCACAGAAAACTGCAGAGGCGGTCTTCTTTTAAATCCAAAGTGGTACCTCTCTGCTGAAGGCTCTCataccttctctttctctctctcctccaggtGCCTGTGTCACCTGCTCTTCTGCTGACACTCCTGCCTGCTGTTCCTGATCACAGCCATCATGCCTCGGGGTCAGAAGAGTACGCTCCGTGCACGTGAGAAATGCCAGCGGACCTGGGGTCAGATCCAGGGTCACCAGGGTGCTCAGATGACTGCAACTCAGAAGaaaaaagtatctttttcatCTCCTCTTATTTTGGAGGCGACTATCCAGAAAAAGTCTGCTGGTAGGTCAGGTAGTGTTCTCAAGAAGCCTCAGAGAGCGCTGTCCACCACTACATCTGTAGATGCTTATCACAAAAAGTCATACAAGGGAGCCAACAGTAAAATTGAGAAAAAGCAAAGCTTCTCTCAGGGTCTATCCTCCACTGTGCGGTCTCGCACAGACCCTCTAACCATTAAGACAAATATGTTGGTGCAATTCCTGATGGAAATGTACAAAATGAAAAAGCCCATTATGAAAGCAGATATGCTAAAAATTGTCCAAaaaaggcatgagaatcacttccCTGAGATTCTTAAAAAAGCCTCTTTTAACATGGAGGTGGTATTTGGTGTTGATTTAAAGAAAGTTGATTCTACCAAGGACTCTTATGTCCTTGTCAGCAAAATGGATCTCCCCAACAATGGGACAGTGACTCGTGGGAGGGGATTTCCCAAGACAGGTCTCCTGCTGAATCTCCTGGGCGTGATCTTCATGAAGGGCAACTGTGCCACTGAGGAGAAGATCTGGGAATTCCTGAATAAGATGAGAATATATGATGGGAAGAAACACTTCATATTTGGGGAGCCCAGAAAGCTCATCACCCAAGATTTGGTGAAGCTGAAATACCTGGAGTACCGACAAGTGCCCAACAGTGATCCTGCACGCTATGAATTCCTGTGGGGTCCAAGAGCCCATGCTGAAACCAGCAAGATGAAGGTACTGGAGTTTTGGGCCAAGGTCAATCAAACTGTCCCCAGTGCGTTCCAGTTCTGGTATGAAGAGGCTTTGAGAGATGAGGAAGAAAGAGTCCAAGCTGCAGCTACGTTCAATGATGGCAGTAGTGCCATGGGCAGAAAATGTTCCAAGGTCAAGGCTAGCAGCTCTTCCCACGCCTAGTGAAGTTGAagcaaatttttcattttgtagttAAAGAGGGCAGTCACTGTTCCAAGGAGTGAAGGACTGGGTGTTACTGGAGGGAACACACTGTATAATacctttttgtttctgttctaaATGGATAATTTGAAGATTTATCTGTATTTTGGGGCatacttttcaaattttccttttatttatcatTGTAATCTAAATTTAGGATAGATATTggtcatatttgttttttaagagtaaaaattTTGCTGTTTCGTAAAGCAGATTGAGAAAAGTTATATCTTATTTAGTGATCTGGTGCAAGATAACTTGGAATTAGAATAAGCATTtccttgaaaatgtttttttaaaaaaagtcagcaGTAAAATGTGTGGGattaagaaatagagaaagagtgTAAGATGGTCAATATTTGGTTTCCTAAATGCTTTTACTCtgtgttttaagaaaatgaaagataaataaccatatatgtctggcttatttaagAATGTAGAATTAAATCATAATAAATTAGACCTCATGCTGACACACTCATTCTCCAAGTGTTAATTGAGCGTCTGCTCTTGGAAGGATCCATGCTAGTACTGGGAGggctaagaaaaagaaaacctggcaACTGACCTTAAAATTATAAGGTCGAGAAGCAGCTATCATCTAAGGAAAATGGTGATATTCGCTCTAAGACCAAAAGGATACATGATAAGAAGGGAGGGAGGTATTTCCACATGAGAACAGTCAAGTATGAATTATCTAATCAAGGCGGTGTTGGGCCTAAGAAAATGCAGGTCCCTCAATGGGAGTTCATCTAAGTGAGGCTCCATGGTGGGCTGGATGAGGCTGTGGGAATGGTGAGCAGGGGCCAGGCTCTCAGAAGTTGCCTCTCAGAGGTGCAAGACAAAGCTTGGAATAGGAAACAGTTCTTAACAGTTACTTTGGGATCATGGATAAACCAGGGAGAACCTGGGGTAAGAATGTGTCCTGTGCTCTTCTCCCAGTACAAATAAACACAGCACACACTAGGTGTTTTGTACACATCATCTCCAGCCAGTTTCTGAGAAATAAGGGTAATACCCTCaagggaggtgggaggaccagAAGCCACTATGCTGGTGCTCTTTGCCCTGGGCTGGGGGATCCAGAGCCTGTTCCATTAAAAGCACATTCAATTAGGTTACCTCGTGTGTAATTTGGCAAACTCTAGGCAAGGTCTAGATTTTGAGAGGTGGttaaatgaatcaaaataaaagtgGTTTAGATAGAAGGATAGCTGAGAGAGAAGGAAGTTTTTGGTTCTTGAAACTCATTTTAGAATTTGTGTTGCATCTACTGAGGAAGTCTACCTCATACTAATATTGAATGATCTATCAAGTAATGAGGAAATATTATTTAGTTTTCCTTTCTAGGTAACACTTTGTCTGATAGGGCTTTCTTTGTCCTAGAATATGGTATAATCTCTGACATCTCCTGCACTGAAAAATAAGTCCCAGTGTAGTAGATTGCAATGTCAGGGTACAAATTAATCATAATAAGAACTGGCACTATTTTATGTCTCAATACATCTCAAGCACTTTACATACACTGTATACATTTTACTGGTCCTACAAAACAGAACTTATCAAATCCACTTCACAGATAAAAAGCCTGACGCCCACGGTCTATTAACGTGTCCAATTTCACATGGCTGGTAAGTGACAGGACTGGGACAAGACCCCTGGTCTGAATTAGTGTAAAGCACACTCTGTTCCATGCCTCCCAACCTGAGACTGACTGTGTCCCCTTATTCACTTTTCTTCTCACTACTCCCAAATGCATATCAAGTGATAAAAAGATTCTGTGCCCAATTTGCTGGACTGAAATACATAACCAGAGCAAGGAAATTACCAAAATGGTCGAGGGGTGTGAATTAAGGAGAGAAAGATAATATTTGGTGACAATATGACTACATATGCAAAGTCAGATAAACTCAAAAGATCATGGGCTCACATTCTGTCGTTCTGAACAGTTCCCCTTTTTATAGGAAGTTAAATCTTTTCCAAGAGAAATACATAAGAGGGTGGTAAAGAGAAGAAATAGATcaacatgtttttatttgtttgtttgcttttttttcctctgacgGTATGACTTTTAATCCTGGGCTTCTGCCTTGTGTTACAGCTTCCCTATCTTACATCACTCCTGGGACAGGGATGCATTGTCTGCAGGATTTATTGTAGGGAAACTGGTCAAGAGTTTTTAGGGATGTGGCATTTCCCAGGAAGTCATTAATTAAGGGACAAGAGCTAAGATAAAGACCTTCATATAGGAGGACTGAGCAGAACATGCCAGACAGAGTTCTTAGCCTGAGCATCTCCTCACTTATTCTTCAAGGTTCTCAGGGACCTATGAGTTCCTGCATCTCAGGTCGGTAGAGGGAGGAGTCCCATTCTCTGACACATACCAAGCTGAGGACCCTGAATGAAGAATGAGGGAAGCACTCACCCAAATAGTCTTGACAGGATGGGGCTGAACCTGATTTCTACTCCGGAGTTCTTAAGAAGGTAAAGACCATGATCTGAGGCTGGCTGACTCAGGTCCATAGAGGAAGGATTCCTAATGTGTGCCAGGAGTAAAGTGAGTACCCTGAAGAGTGCGGAAACCACCAAACCCCTATGAGTGGGGACCCCACAGAATCCTCCCTATTGTCATCTCTGAGAGATTCAGGCATGAATGTCAGACAGAGGCATCCTCATATCCTCAGTAGTAACAGAGAAGTGAAGGTCTGGTTCTGAGGTGGGCAATCCCAGCTCAGCAAAGGGAAGAATATTAAGCCTTCCTGTGAGTCAGATTTAGGATCCTGAGTTAGGACCTGAGTAGGACAATCCATCATAAGACCTCAACCTGTCTACCACAGCTGCCACTCTTGGGAGACCACGGTCAGTTGTGGCCAGATAAGGCCACCCTCTTCCTCCTATCAGATCTCAGGGAGGTGCAGGCCTTTTAAACGGAGAGGTCTTCAGGTCAAAAAAGAGGGGAGCCCCAGGATCTGCTAGGAGCCAAATCAAGGAAACCGAGTGAGAACTGAGGGGACTGCTCACCTCTGAATAGAGAGGACAACAGAGTCCACCCCCCTGCATAAATCTTAAATTGCCAGAGCAGCATGTAAGGTTGAGGATTCACCAccacttttttaatttttaaaaaataattgaccttcttttttagaatagttttacgttcacagcaaaactgagcagaaagcaCAGAGTCCCATGGGCATCCTGTCCTCCCACAGACACAGCCTCCCTCATATCAATCTCCCAAGCCAGggtgatacatttgttacaattgagaatacatggacacgtCATTATCACCCAATGCCCGATGTCTGTAGTTTAGGATTCATTCCTGATGCtgcacattctgtgggttttaatatttaaaaatgtaacatgaCATATGTTTACCACCATAGCATCATCCAGAATTGTTTTACTGCCTTAAAAGTTCTCTGTGCCTGATCTATTTATCTCTCACTCTCCCCAACCCTTGGAAACCACTGAACTTTGTACTGTTTCCatacttttgccttttccagaatgtcatatagatGGAATTATGCAATGTATAGACTTTtcaaattggcttctttcactctgtGATATGTATctaagtttcatccatgtctcttTGTGGCGTGATAGTTCATTCccttttagtgctgaataatactTTATTCTATTAATTTACCCACTCTCCTTCTGAAGGACATATTGGTTGCTTCCCAATttgagcaattatgaataaagctactataaacgtttgtgtgcagggttttttttttttttttttttttttgtgggcatactgttttcaactcatttggctAAATAACAAGGAGCACacttgctggatcatatgataagagTATGcatagctttgtaagaaacttacaaactgtcttccaaagtggctgtaccattttgcatgtCCACCAGCAATGACAGTGTgctcctgttgctccacatcctcatccgTATTTGGGGTTATCAGTGTTTTTGATTTTGACCATTCTtataggtatgtagtggtatcacattattgttttaatttgcaagtCTCTAATGACCTGTGATGTTGACCATCATTTCATGTATGTATTGCCTTCCATATATATTATTTGTTGAGGTGCCTGcttagatcttttgcccatttttcataGGGTTGGTCagttcttattgttcagttttaagaaatgtttgtatGTTTTGGTTAACAGTCCCTTATAAGatatgtcttttgaaaataattttttcccaacCTGGGAGTTATCTTATTCTCTTTGTGGTATCCTtagcagagcagaagttttaatttAGCAAAGTCCAggtaatcaatttttttttcttagatgccCATCACATTTTATATCAGAACTAGAAAAGGTGAAATTCTTGTTCCGAAGTCGCAGTTATCAGTCAGCAGAAGAGACAGTCCACAACCTTGCATGGAGTCCAGATGAGGATCTTGAGTGCAAATCTGGGACCTAAAGAGAGAGTACTAAATGCTTCTAGGCAGGGGTGGTGGGTTGAGGGGCCCCTGGACTTCGTTCATTTGGGTCCCAGAAAACTAAAGAGTCAATTTCACAACACCAATAGAGAGAGGCTCAGGCCCTGCCAAGAGCTGACATGATAATTTTAAAGGTAATCAGAGTGGATCCTCTCCAAGCTTGAACACAGAGATCCCAACTGCGAGGCTTGTTGTCACCCAGTCAGCCCCAGGCAGGGTTGGCAAGCTGCAGCCTAAGGCACATTGTAACTTCCTCAGCTGAGTTCTCAGGGGACAGAATGACTAAGAACAATAGCCCAGTGAATACTTAGAGCAGTGTTCTCAAGGAATCCTGCAGAGGCGGCTTCTGAAAAGCCAAGGTAGTATCTGCCTGCTGAAGGTGTTCTCAGGATTTCATTCACTCTTCTCCAGGAACCACATCACCTGCCCTTCTGCCTACACTCCTGCCTGCTGTGCCTAACCACAGCCATCATGCCTCGGGGTCAGAAGAGTAAGCTTCGTGCCCGTGAGAAACGCCAGCGGACCCGTGCTCAGACCCAGGATCTCAAGGTTGGTCAGGCTACtgcagcagagaaagaagagtctccttcctcttcctcatctgtttTGGGGGATACTCCCTCCAGCTCCCTTGCTTTGGGCATTCCCCAGAAGCCTCAGAGAGAGCCACGCACCACCCCTGCTGCTGCAGCTATGTCAGGCACTGGACCTGATGAAGGTGAAGAGAGCCAAGATGAGGAAAATGCAAGTTCCTCCCAGGCCTCAACATCCACTGAGAGATCACTCAAAGATCCTCTAACCAGGAAGACGAAGATGTTGGTGCAGTTCCTGCTGTACAAGTATAAAATGAAAGAGCCCACTACAAAGGCAGAAATGCTGAAGATCATCAGCAAAAAGTACAAGGAGCACTTCCCTGAGATCTTCAGGAAAGTCTCTCAGCGCACAGAGCTGGTCTTTGGCCTTGCCTTGAAGGAGGTCAACCCCACCACTCACTCCTACATCCTTGTCAGCATGCTAGGCCCCACCAATGATGGAAACCAGAGCAGTGCCTGGAGCCTTCCGAGAAACGGGCTTCTGATGCCTCTACTGAGTGTGATCTTCTTAAACGGCAACTGTGCCGGTGAAGAGGAAATCTGGGAATTCCTGAATATGTTGGGGATCTATGATGGAAAGAGGCACCTTATCTTTGGGGAACCCCGAAAGCTCATCACCCAAGATCTGGTGCAGGAAAAATATCTGGAATACCAACAGGTGCCCAACAGTGATCCCCCACGCTATCAATTCCTGTGGGGTCCAAGAGCTTATGCAGAAACCAGCAAGATGAAAGTCCTGGAGTTTTTGGCCAAGGTGAATGACACCACCCCCAATAACTTCCCACTCCTTTATGAAGAGGCTTTGAGAGATGAAGAAGAGAGAACCGGAGCCCGGCCCAGAGTTGCAGCCAGGCGTGGCACTACGGCCGTGACTAGTACGTATTCCAGGGCCACATCCAGCAGCTCTTCCCACCCCATGTGAGATCTAAGGCAAATTGTTCATTTTGTGGTTGAAAGACCTGTTGCTTTCTCTGTTCCTGTGATGCATGAATAACTTGTTGATTTATCTCTTTGTTGTATTTTCTAGTGATGTTTCTTaaaatagaaagtttatttaGATTCAGAATATAAGTTTAGAAATGGCATGCATCACACACTTATTGCTGTTTATCAGGTTGGTTTAGTAATaagaattttgttttagaaatacaaatagaaaatccTGAAATCATTTTTGTGATACAGAGCAAAATAACATGGCATGGGAGTAAGGTTATCCTTAGAAATTTATAATAACTTCACAGTAAAATAGGTAGAATCTGAagatagaaagagaagaaaagtaaaagttgCTTTATTCATGGTTTGTCTTACTCCGTTCAGTCTTTTTTTgttcataaatttaaaagttacataCCTGGTTTGCTTAGATTATTCAAGAATGTGGAGGCCTGGGCCAAGGTCAATGACAGTGTCCCCATTGTCTTCCCTCCATTAAGAGAAGACTTGGAGAGATGAGGGAGAGAGAGCCAGAGATAGTGTTGCAACTGGGTCTGGCATGTTTCAGTGTGGTGTCCAGCAGTGTCTCCCACTCCTTGTGAAGTCTGAGGTATATTCTTTACTTTTGATTAACAAAACACTTAACCTTCTAATTAATGGAGGGCCAAAGGGGAGTTGGTGGGAAcactatatataacatatttgtatgtaaaatgatttatcttttctttttcctgcttttcagtgtccttttttttaattgtagattTATTTAGTTTCAGAATCTAAGTTTGTGAAAGGCATGAATCactcatttattaaaatataacagGTTGAAGAGCGAGAATTTTTGCATTatgtaaaacaatttaaaaatcttttaagtcTTTTCCTGTGATCTAGAACAAGATAATATGGAATTGGAATATGAAATTTGTGAAAAGGAAATTACCTTGCAATAAAGTTGGTGGGACCatgaagtagagaaaaaaaaaagtaaaatgtggtcaattcttgctttgttttgttctttttagtttttctttgtaaaagTGAAGTGTATGTACCCGGATTGGCTTAGCTTTTTCAGGAATGTGGGGGAAATTAAATAGCAATACATTTGACTTCCTGGTCACTTACACTTTAATCGTCCAAATATTAATTGAGCAGCTGTTCTTTGGAGGGCTCCTGGCTAGTACCGgataaactaaaaaacaaacaaacaaacaaacaacaaaaaacccccaatCCCTGCCCATAGAATTTTAGAATCCAACAGCAGCTATCATATAATGAAGGTGATGAGATACTCCCTAAGACCTAAAGACAGGTGAAAAGAGGGGATAAGAAAGAAGGTGGGGGTGTTTCCAGCAGTGGAATCTAGTGTAAATGTCCTAAGCAAGGTAATCGAGACTTTGGGAAACCGACCATACTGCAATAGGAGGTAATTTTATGTCCCGGCCTAGTGCCTAGATGGGGTGCACTGAGCAGGGGTCACACACTCAAATGGTGGATCTCAGACTTCAGAGATGGAGACTGGAATGAAAAATTGCCTTTAACAGTTACTTTGAGATTGCGGAAAAACCAGAGGGAATCTTTGCCTAGAAGCAGGGATTGAAAGTGGCCGGTGCTCTTGTCCCAGTGCAAGTGAAGTGAATCCAGTACACAAACTAGGTGTTTTATGCAAGTAGTCCCCAGAGTGTTTCTGAGAAATAAGGGTGATACTCCTTTAAGACTGGAAACTCATAAGCCACTGGGCTAATACTCTGCTATCAGCTGGGCAGCCAGAACCCATTCCATTAAAacgaatttttttcctttcatgtgTTTTTGCAAATTCTAAGGGAGATCTAGATTTTTGATGGtggtaaaatgaatgaaaataaatggttTGGATGAAAGGCCAGAGTTGGTCTTTGAACCAAACCCTAGAAGGTTTGAGTTGCTTTCAGATGAGAAAGACAACTCCACACTCAAAATATGATTTAATACGGAAAAGTTATTTAGAGTTTCTTTGTAAGTTGCGTTTTGGACTGATTTGTTGTTCCATGTGTTAGAAAG of Macaca fascicularis isolate 582-1 chromosome X, T2T-MFA8v1.1 contains these proteins:
- the MAGEB3 gene encoding melanoma-associated antigen B3, whose translation is MPRGQKSTLRAREKCQRTWGQIQGHQGAQMTATQKKKVSFSSPLILEATIQKKSAGRSGSVLKKPQRALSTTTSVDAYHKKSYKGANSKIEKKQSFSQGLSSTVRSRTDPLTIKTNMLVQFLMEMYKMKKPIMKADMLKIVQKRHENHFPEILKKASFNMEVVFGVDLKKVDSTKDSYVLVSKMDLPNNGTVTRGRGFPKTGLLLNLLGVIFMKGNCATEEKIWEFLNKMRIYDGKKHFIFGEPRKLITQDLVKLKYLEYRQVPNSDPARYEFLWGPRAHAETSKMKVLEFWAKVNQTVPSAFQFWYEEALRDEEERVQAAATFNDGSSAMGRKCSKVKASSSSHA
- the MAGEB4 gene encoding melanoma-associated antigen B4, translating into MPRGQKSKLRAREKRQRTRAQTQDLKVGQATAAEKEESPSSSSSVLGDTPSSSLALGIPQKPQREPRTTPAAAAMSGTGPDEGEESQDEENASSSQASTSTERSLKDPLTRKTKMLVQFLLYKYKMKEPTTKAEMLKIISKKYKEHFPEIFRKVSQRTELVFGLALKEVNPTTHSYILVSMLGPTNDGNQSSAWSLPRNGLLMPLLSVIFLNGNCAGEEEIWEFLNMLGIYDGKRHLIFGEPRKLITQDLVQEKYLEYQQVPNSDPPRYQFLWGPRAYAETSKMKVLEFLAKVNDTTPNNFPLLYEEALRDEEERTGARPRVAARRGTTAVTSTYSRATSSSSSHPM